A single region of the Neomonachus schauinslandi chromosome 3, ASM220157v2, whole genome shotgun sequence genome encodes:
- the CRYGB gene encoding gamma-crystallin B isoform X1, protein MGKITFYEDRGFQGRCYECSSDHPNLQPYFSRCNSIRVDSGCWMLYERPNYQGHQYFLRRGDYPDYQQWLGFSDSIRSCHLIPQVSHSGTFRMRIYERDDFRGQMSEITDDCLSLQDRFHLNEIHSLNVLEGCWVLYELPSYRGRQYLLRPGEYRRYLDWGAMNAKVGSFRRVMDFY, encoded by the exons ATGGGGAAG ATCACCTTCTACGAGGACCGCGGCTTCCAGGGCCGCTGCTACGAGTGCAGCAGTGACCACCCGAACCTGCAGCCCTACTTCAGCCGCTGCAACTCCATCCGCGTGGACAGCGGCTGCTGGATGCTCTACGAGCGCCCCAACTACCAGGGCCACCAGTACTTCCTGCGGCGCGGGGATTACCCCGACTACCAGCAGTGGCTGGGCTTCAGCGACTCCATCCGCTCCTGCCACCTCATCCCCCAGGTGAGT CACTCCGGCACGTTCAGAATGAGGATCTATGAGCGAGATGACTTCAGAGGACAAATGTCAGAGATCACAGATGATTGTCTCTCTCTTCAGGACCGCTTCCATCTCAATGAAATCCACTCCCTCAATGTGCTGGAGGGCTGCTGGGTCCTTTATGAGTTGCCCAGCTACAGGGGAAGGCAGTACCTCCTGAGGCCCGGAGAGTATAGGAGATACCTTGACTGGGGGGCCATGAATGCCAAAGTTGGTTCTTTCAGACGAGTAATGGATTTTTACTAA
- the CRYGB gene encoding gamma-crystallin B isoform X2 encodes MGKITFYEDRGFQGRCYECSSDHPNLQPYFSRCNSIRVDSGCWMLYERPNYQGHQYFLRRGDYPDYQQWLGFSDSIRSCHLIPQHSGTFRMRIYERDDFRGQMSEITDDCLSLQDRFHLNEIHSLNVLEGCWVLYELPSYRGRQYLLRPGEYRRYLDWGAMNAKVGSFRRVMDFY; translated from the exons ATGGGGAAG ATCACCTTCTACGAGGACCGCGGCTTCCAGGGCCGCTGCTACGAGTGCAGCAGTGACCACCCGAACCTGCAGCCCTACTTCAGCCGCTGCAACTCCATCCGCGTGGACAGCGGCTGCTGGATGCTCTACGAGCGCCCCAACTACCAGGGCCACCAGTACTTCCTGCGGCGCGGGGATTACCCCGACTACCAGCAGTGGCTGGGCTTCAGCGACTCCATCCGCTCCTGCCACCTCATCCCCCAG CACTCCGGCACGTTCAGAATGAGGATCTATGAGCGAGATGACTTCAGAGGACAAATGTCAGAGATCACAGATGATTGTCTCTCTCTTCAGGACCGCTTCCATCTCAATGAAATCCACTCCCTCAATGTGCTGGAGGGCTGCTGGGTCCTTTATGAGTTGCCCAGCTACAGGGGAAGGCAGTACCTCCTGAGGCCCGGAGAGTATAGGAGATACCTTGACTGGGGGGCCATGAATGCCAAAGTTGGTTCTTTCAGACGAGTAATGGATTTTTACTAA